A window of Maioricimonas rarisocia genomic DNA:
TCGAGTTTCACGCTGCCGCGTAACATGGATGATTCCCCGGTCGGTTATCCCGCCTCCTGTGACGCTTTGGCGATCGCCTGGACGACGATCTGTCGGGCCTGTTCGAGTTGCGTGGACGATACGCGTCCCTGGAACTCCAGCTCTTCCTGCAGTGCCTCCCGGGCACGTCGCGAAAGATTGGAAAAGACCTTCTGCCGGATCTCCTCGTCCGCTTCGTACAGGGCGGTCGCCATGGTTCCCGACTCGACGTTGAGCAGGATCTGCTGCACGACCGGATCGTCGAGAGTCGTGATGTCCTCGAACACGTAGAGTCGTTCGAGAATCTGCGAGGCCGTGTCCGCATCATCCTCTTCGATGGCCCGCAACATCTGTCGCTGCTGGTCCTTGTCGAGGGCCCGCAGCACGTTGACAATCCGCTGGATACGATCGAACCGTTTGGGCGGTTCCGGCGGCAGCTTCACTGCACGCCCCACGATGGCCGCGGCGATGCGTTCGAGCAGCGCCGGCGGCATGTGATGTTCGGCGCTGAGTTCGCGGATGACCTGTTCGCGACGATCTTCCGGCAGCAGGCTGAGGATCTCGGCCGTCCGTTCCGGCGAGATATTGCCCAGGACAATCGCGATCGTCCGGGCCTGCTCCCCTTCCAGTGCCGAAGCGACCTGGAACACGCTGAGGTCTTCGAGGTCGGCAAACGGGTTTTCGGTGGGAACGAACTCCTCGGCCTGTTCCTCCCGGGCCTGCCTGCGACTGCGCTGTGTCGAACCTTCCTGCTCGTCACCCTCAGTCTCTTCGGGCGAATGAACCTTCAGTCGCGGCTTGGACTGTTTGAGCACGAAGCGGAAGAAGCGTTCGAACTCGTCGAGAAGTTCGCGCTGCCGCCGTGCAGGGATCCGCACGTCGCTCAGATCGTCGAGACGGCGTCGCAGATCGGTCTGGCGTTCCGGAGGCAATCGTTCCATAACGGACTCGGCAACATCTTTGCCGAGCACGTGCAGAATCATGACTGCCTTGTCCTCAACCTTGGCCATGAGTTGTTGTGATCCACGCCGCGTTCAATGGAGAGAGAGTCGTGCGTCGTATCGAGCGGAACTACCTGCGGTTCATGCCGCCCGTGCCGAGGATTTCCCGCGTCCCGGCACGGTCTGGGGCGCCTGACCGTCGTCGGAAGTCTCCGTCTCGCCAAGCCATACGGAGAGCGCCGTAGCGAGCGCTTCGGGGTTCTCCCTGGCTTCCATGGAAAGGCTGTTGATTCGTTGTGCCACGTCGTTCGAGCCATCGCCGGCCCCTTCGGCCTCGACGATGACCGGCTTCATACGGCGGATGAGCAGCACGCCCAGCAACAGTGCCACGATCGACGCCAGTCCCAGCGAGAGCGTGCGCAGCAGTTTCTCGTACTGGGTCCACGCAAATCCTTCAGGCGGGGCGAACTGCTCCGGAGCACCGAGCAACGGGGCGTCCAGAACCTCGATCTCGTCACTACGCTGAAGATCGAACCCGACCGCCTGCTTGATGATCGATTCGATCTGCGTTTTGTCGTACGTAGGGGCGGGAGCGGCCGCGGTGCCGTCACCGGCATCCGCCGTCGCACTCGGAAGACTGACAATGGCCGCCACGGTCAGTCGCCGGATCTTGCCGGGTGCTTCGCGAACCTTGTCGCGGACTTCCGCATTGGCGTACTCGGTCTTGTTTGATTCGATCTTCGTCGTTGTCGGACTGCGCGAGCCGGCCAGTGCATTGGCACCGACGTTGGACGCGGTTCCTGCCGGGCCGGCCGCTGCCGCCTGCATGCCCGTTGTCTGTTCGCTGGTGACCTCTTCGGAGAGTTTGACCTTCCCGTCAGGATCGTAGGTCGTCTCTTCCCTCTCGGTCTCGGTGAAGTCGACGTCGGCGGTGACCCGCACGACGGCGCGTCCCGGGCCGAGCAGCTGACTGAGCATCGTTTCTGCTTTGGCGGCGAGGTCGGACTCCAGCCGGTTCCGGTATTCGAGCTGCCCGGTCACGTCGGCATCGAATCCGTTTGTCGACGAGAGCAGGCGGCCCTCGGTATCCAGCACGGTGACGTTCATGGGGTCGAGCCCCTCGACGCCGTGCGAGACGAGCGAGACGATGCTCTGGGCATCCGCCCGGGTGAAGTGAGTGCCGGGCTTGAGGTCGAGAACGACGCTCGCCTTGGTCGACTCGCGGTCGCGGACGAACGGCGTCGGTTCGGGCTGGCTGATGTGGACTGTCGCATTGCGGACGGTCCGCATCTGCGCGATCGAGCGGGCCAGCCGCGACTCCTGCTGCCGCAGGATGCGGACATGACTCAGCCCCGGGTCGGACCAGATTCCGCCGTCCAGCGACTCATCCTGGGTGCTTTCGGTATCGATGACGTCCTTGAGGGCCAGACGGGCCGTGCTGACAGACTGTCGTGGCACCGAGACGGCCGAGCCCGAGAAGTTCAGCTTGTAGTCGATGCCGGCCGATTCCAGCGTGCTGACGACCTCGGCTGCTTCGCCCGGACCGAGATGATCGATCAGCGCGATGTACTCCGGACGGGTCGCCCAGACGCCGACGCCAATGATCGACGCCAGGCAGACCACGCCAGAGACAACCATGATTACCTGCTGCGAGCGGCTCCAGCCGCCCCACAGGCCCGTCAGTTGATTGGTGAGTTCCTTGAGGAACGACATCGCGGCGCTCTTTCATCCGGGTGACGCCTGAGCGTCACACCTGCATCCTCATGACTTCCTGATAGGAATTGATCAGGCGGTCCCTGATCTCCATGACGAAGCGAAACGCCAGGTCGGCGTTGGCTGCGCTCAGGGCGACCTCGTGAATGTTGTCCGTTTTACCGGTCACCAGGTCCTGCACGCTCTGCTGAGCCTGCAGATGCTGGCTGTTGGTGTCCTGAATCATGTCAGAGACCAGCCGCGAAAACGGAACATCCGACTTCGGGGGCGGCCCTTGAATAGACGGCGCAGCCGGAACACCGGCAGCCGTCGCGTGTCCCACCGACGGAATCGACATCAGCTCAATCCTCTCAACAATCCGAGTGCCTGTTCTGCCATTTGACGAAACATCTGCAATGACTTGAGATTGGCCTCGTACGAACGGCTGGCGGTCAACAGATCAACCATCTCGTGCGGCAGTCGCACGTTGGGCATCTCCACCATGCCGTTTGGCCCCGCATCCGGATGTCCGGGATCGTAGACCGACTGCAGCGGCGCCATGTCCTGCTCGATGCCGACGACGTTCACGCCGCCCAGACCCGGCCGGCCCCCTCCAATCGCATTCTCCAGAGCTGCCGAGAAGACCACCTGCTGACGGCGGTACGGCCCCCCCTCGACCGTACGGGTCGAGTGGGCGTTCGCGATGTTGTTGGCCACCACCTCCATTCGAAGGCGTTCGGCGGCAAGACCGGAAGCGGCAATGTCGGTCGCGGAGAGAAGTTGTCCGAAACCCATGGCACGTCTCTCCCGAAGATGGACGACGCGTTATGGCCCCTCCATAGCGCGTCGCATGGAACTGAAATGAGTGGCGAGCAACTGCGAGTACGTCTGAAACAGAGTCGCGTTCTTGTTCAACTGACCCATTTCGCGGTCAACGTCGACGTTGTTGCCGTCGGCCCGCTCCTGCAGGCCTTCTTCTGCAACCACCTGGGGCTGAACCGACTGGATGTCCCCGTCACTGCTGCGAGCCAGCTGACGTGCCAGCTCTCCCTCGAACTCCACGTCGAGCCGCCGATAACCGGGCGTGTTGACATTGGCGAGGTTGTGACTGATGACGCGGTGGCGAAGTTGTGCCACGTCCATCAGTTGCCGCAGAGTGTCGACATGTTGAGACGGTGGGATCATGCTCTGGTTATCGGCACAACCGGACGATCCGGCACAAACGGAACAGTCTGCCCCGTCTACCACGCCCCTGAATTCAGTGATTTCCTTTACTCGTGCGTGAAAACATTCGCGGATCCCGCACTCCGGCCAAAACTCTCCCAGGCTTCACAGGCCGGTCAGGCCGGTTTTCTGTTCCAGAATGACGCGAATCTCCCCGTTTGATGCCAAATGTCCACTTCACGCCCTGAAGGCCCCAGCCTGCGCCGATTACCGAACTAGCTTCAACTTGGACGCAGGTGTTGAACGGCAGTGCCAGCGTGTCGTGAACAGAGGCTTTCCGACCCGTTCCCCGTGACGAGGGAGCGGCCAGGAACGACCCTGGACAGGCACGCGGCCAGGCAGACGCCGCGTGCTTGACAGACGGTGCGGGCCATACGTCAGTAGTGCAGAAATCCCGGGCTTGAGGGAGCACGTTCGTGCGGGCTCTCTCGAAGCGAACCGTGGTTCAGAGACCAGGTTCCCGCGACGTCGAGGCTGCACGTTAACGGGGATACGGTGGCATCGATCGATGAACTCCGACGCGACTCGCAACAGGGCCTCATGACCGGCACGAACTCCACAGCTGCCAGGCTGTTCTCAGCAGAACGCCGGGACTGTCGAAGCGAGTGCCGCAGGATTCCCCCTGGGAACAAGGACACATCAATGCAGGCCAAACTTGCACAAGTATCGCGTTTGCCCTCATTGCCGACGGTTGCCGTCCAGGTTGTGCAGGCGTTCTCCGATCCCGATGTGGGCGTTCAGGAGATCGCCCAGATCCTGCGATCCGACCCGGCGATCACGGGTAAGATTCTGCAGGCGGCCAACTCGAGCCGCTTCGCGACGGGTCGCCAGATCAGCGACATCCACCGCGCCCTGATGATCCTGGGGAAGAAGGTGGTCTCGTCGCTGGCGCTGAGCTTCAGTCTCGCCGAAGCGTCGATGAACAACGGCCCGCACGTCGAGTACTTCAAGAGCTTCTGGCTGCAGTCGTTCGTCCAGGGGCTGACCTGCGAACTGCTGGCGGAATCGGAACCGAGCATCTCGAACGGCGAGGCCTTCACGGTCGGACTCCTCGCTTCGGTCGGACGCCTGGCGATGCTCAAGGGAATGACCGAAGAGTACATTCCCTGCATCGACGCCGCGCACGAACTGGGACTGCCCATCCACGAGGTCGAGACCGAGCGGCTGCCGTACACCTCGACCGACGTGTCCGCCACTCTGCTCAGCCAGTGGAAGCTGCCCGAGTACTGCACGACGGCCGTTCAACTGCAGCACACGCCTGCTTCGGCGATGAGCGAAGTGTTCGCCGAACAGGACAGCCGCATGCCCCACATCGTCGCCGTGGCGGTTGCGGTCGGTGAGTACTTTGCCGGCGGCCAGCGGGGACTGGCGCTCGCCCGACTGTACGAGATGATGGAACAGCTGCTCGAGCGTCCCGCGTCCGGCGTGGATGCTCTGCTGGAAGAAGTGCGGGAGCGGCTCGAAGAAAACGCCTCGCTGTTCGAAATCGACCTGGCCCAGCTCGGGACACCGATGGAACTGCTGGCCGACGCCATGCAGCAGCTTTCCTTCCTGGCCGCCACGTCCATTATCGAGGAGCATCCGCAGCAACGGGCCCCCAGCGAACTGCTCGAAGAGAATGGCCGCCTGCGGAAGCGGGTCGCCGAACTGACGCGGCAGTCCTCGATCGACCCGCTGACGTCGGTCTTCAATCGCGCCTACTTCAGCCGGCGGATCGGCGAAGAGATCGCCGTCGCCTCGATTCAGTCAGAATCGATCGGGCTGCTCGTGGCCGACGTCGACCGCTTCAAGCAGGTCAACGACACGTACGGCCACCTGATGGGAGATGCCGTTCTGCGGGAAGTTGCCCAGGCACTGCAGAATTCCATTCGCGGCAACGATTTCGTGGCCCGCTTCGGCGGCGAGGAATTCGTGATTCTTGTCCGCTCCACCGGTCTGGAAGGGATGGCCGCACTCGGCGAGCGGCTTCGCGAATCGGTCGCCCGCACGAAGGTCCAGTTCGACGGTCAGACCGTCAGCGTGACAATCAGCATTGGTGGAGCACTGGGACATCCCGCCGATCGTCCGCAACGCTTCGAAGACAACCTGTTCGCCTCGGCCGATGCGGCGCTCTATGCCGCCAAGAACGCCGGCCGGAACCGTGTCATCATCGGCCCGTTCGAACTTTCGGGCGACAACAACGGGGAAGCGACTTCACCAGAACTGCGGCGTCGCCGCGGCGATGCGCCCAGCAGCACCACGCCGGCCGTCGAAGTCTAGCCATCCTGCCTGACGCCCGGGAAGCGGGTGCCACGGCTCTGCGATCCGCGCGCGGTCCAGCAGGTTAGGCTGGGACTGGTCCCGGCATCTGCGAAATTCGTGAAAACTGCCCCACTGGCCCGGCGGACAGGAATGTCCGCCCCGCTTGACTTCCCTCGCGTCTCGCGCCTCGCGTCTCGCGTCTCGCCGCCCGAGCCTCAAGCCTCCGACACATACCGGAACCGGGGGACGCGCTGTCCCTCCACCTCGACGGTTTCCTCGAACATCGCTTTGGGTCGCAACCACAGCGACCGGTCACCGTAGTCAGTCCGGTACACGACGAGTTCTTCTTCGGTCTCGCTGTGCCGGGCCACACCGATGACGATGTAGTCGTTCCCCTTGTAGTGGCGATAGCGACCGGGCTGCATGGCGGATTCCAGGAGTGAGCGAGCCGAAAGACACGGCCTCGGACGGAGAGACGGAAGCATCGCCGCCTCCCCACCCGCGGCGTCTCCGTCAGTACTCGTGACCTTCTTCTTCGCTTCCGCCGGCAAAGCCGGAGAAGCTGCTCTTGATGACCTGACGGATCGTTCGGCTGTCCCGCTCTTCGCAGAGCTTCTGAACGGCCGCATCGGTGGTCATGAAGCCCAGGTCGCCGTCGATGCGATCCCGGACGCTCACTCCCCCCTTCTCCTGATCCTTCGCTCCTACGACGAGCATGTAGGGGACCAGGTCGAGCTGCGCGTCCCGGATCTTCTTCTTCACGTTCGCCGACTGACGATCGATCGACACCCGGAAGCCCGCATTCCGGAAGGTCTGCTGGATCTCTTCGCAGTACGGCAGCATATCGTCGTTGAGGCCGAGGATCCGGATCTGCTCCGGAGCCAGCCACAGCGGGAACGCGGCCGCGAAATGCTCGATCAGCATACCCACAAACCGCTCCATCGAGCCGAACGGAGCACGGTGAATCATGACCGGACGATGGGCGGCATTGTCGGCACCGATATACTCGAGCTGGAACCGCTCCGGCAGGTTGTAGTCGAGTTGGACCGTCCCCAGCTGCCACTCGCGGCCGATCGCATCACGGACCATGAAGTCCGCCTTCGGGCCGTAGAACGCGGCCTCTCCTTCACACTCGCTGAACTCGAGGCCCGAATCCTGCAGTACGCTGCGAAGGGTTCCTTCCGCCTTGTCCCACAGTTCCGGCGAGCCGACGTACTTGTCGGAGTCCCGCTCCCGCAGCGAGAGCTGGACGCGGTAGTCTTCGAGCCCGACGCTCTTGAGGACGAACTTCACCAGGTCGAGGGTGTCCTTGAACTCCTGTTCGACCTGCTCGGGGGTACAGAACAGGTGGGCGTCGTCCTGGGTCAGTCCCCGGACACGCAGCATGCCGTTCAGCTCGCCCGACTGCTCGTGCCGATAGACAGTGCCGAACTCCGCCAGCCGGACCGGCAGATCGCGGTAGCTGCGGGGCTGGGCCTTGAACATCTGCACGTGGTGCGGACAGTTCATCGGCTTGACGAGATACCGCTCCTGCTGACGTTCCCACTTGTGCAGGTACGCCTGCTTTTCGTCGGCCGAACCGGTCTTCGGATACTCGTCGAAAGAGGCTCCCAGATCCGCCGCCGCCGCCAGAAAGTCCTGCTCTTCCTTGGCCGAGAGAACACCGTCGGCAAGCTGCTGCTTCCAATGGTCAACGAGCTGGCCCGCCGGATGACCGTACAGCGGCGGGAACTGCGAGTCGCGATAGTACGGGAAGTGGCCGCTGGTCTCGTACAGTTCGACGCGGCCGATATGCGGCGAATAGACCGGCTCGTAGCCGCGACGGAGGAGTTCGTCCTTGATGAACTCTTCGAGCAGCGCCCGGACGGTCGCCCCCTTCGGCAGCCACAGGCAGAGCCCCTGCCCCACTTCGTTGGCAATGGTGAACAGGCCATGCTGCTTGCCGAGCACCCGGTGGTCGCGGCGTTTGGCCTCGTCGACCTGTTCGAGGTACGCCTTCATGTGCTTCTTGTCGAAGAACGCGGTGCCGTACAGCCGCTGCAGATGCTTGTTCGACGAGTCCCCTTTCCAGTAGGAGCCGGCGACGCTGATGAGCTTGAAGGCCTTGATGCGGCCGGCATCGGGGATGTGCGGTCCGCGGCAGAGGTCGACGAACTCTCCCTGGCGGTAGAAGCTGAGGGTCGGATGGTCCGCCAGTCCGGTCTCGATGTGTTCCGACTTCAGTTCCTGGTTGAGATCGCGAACGAATTCGATGGCTTCTTCACGGGAGAGCGAGAACCGCTCGAACGGTTCTTCTTCCTTGATGATCGCTTCCATCTCGGCTTCGATGCGGGGAAAGTCCTCCTCGGAGATCGGCTGCTCGAGATCGAAGTCGTAGTAGAAGCCGTTGCCGGTCGTCGGGCCGAAAGCCAGCCCCACTCCCTCGTACAGCCGCATTACCGCCCGGGCCATCACGTGGGCACAGGAGTGCCGCAGGACGCCGAGAGCTTCTGCGTCGCGGGTTGTCAGCAGCCGCACCGGAATCGGATCGGCACCGGAGAGTTCTTCCAGCGGACGGGTTGCGTCGACGATGGTGCCGTCAATCTGGGCAGCGACGGTCGCCTTGGCAAGCCGCTCGCCGATCGATCCGGCGACGTCGAGGGCGGTCGCACCGGCCGGATATTCCTTGAGGGTGCCGTCGGGAAGCTGAACGTTGGGCATCGGAGGGTCTTTGGTGCTGGTCGAGCGTGGCTGCCGGGTATGAGCCATCTCCCCGGGAAGAAGCATCCGGGGGGGCAGACGGGGCGGCAACGGGAGATTTGCCGGATGTCGAGGGCAGGACACGGTTCAACGGGGCGTGGTTCGTCGCGGCCGCCGATACGAGGGGCGACTGGTGCGCACACGAACGCATTCCGGCGTTCTAGGACAGGGCATTGCCAGCGTCAAGGCGTGAGGCTCGAGTGGCAAGACTCGGGGGACCGACAATCGCAACCGGGTGCCGCTGGCGGCTTGCTCCGCCAGTGCGAACGTCGTTCGGCGCTGGTTCCCGGGTAGGCGCTGAGTGACGCAGGAACCCTTTCCGATTTTTCCCCGATATCTGTTGTTGAATCTGCGGGGCGTTTCCCGTCACTGGAACACAGCAGGATATCTCTGCGCCGCCCGGCACGAGATGCCGGCGGCAGATCGGGTCCGCTTTCTCAAGCTGTCTGCCGCTCGGAGGAATTCCATGCGCTCTCACATCTGCGCTCGACGGTCGTCCGGATTCACGCTGATCGAACTGCTCGTCGTCATCGCCATTATCGGATTGCTGGTCGCCATGCTCATGCCGGCAGTCCAGCAGGCACGGGAGGCGGCCCGTCGTTCCTCCTGCGGCAACAACCTGCATCAGATCGCGATCGCGATGCACAGTTACCACGAGGCGCTGCGCAGCTTTCCCAGCGGATTTGTCCTGGCTTCGGCCGGTTTTGATGGCAGCCTGCCTCCCAACATGATTCCCGGCGACGACACGGATGACATGGGCGAGATGCTCAGTTGCACGATCAACTATCCCTCGTCGTCGATGGAGGCGGTCGTCGTTCACCAGTGGGCCTGCATGGGGAAAGCCTGGGGCTGGCACGCGCTGTTGCTCGATCAGATGGACCAGTCGACGATCCCGGTCGACTTCCGCAAGGCCCGATTCGCCCTGGTCAATGTGGAAGCCGGAACGATTCCGGTCCCCAGCTACGTCTGCCCCAGCGCATCGATCGACGGTGCCTGTCTTCCCCAACAGCCGACCACCTACCGGGGCAACATGGGCTACTGGCCCTCCAACGACCCGCTCGCGCCGCGGAACAACGGCATCTTCTACAAGGACAGCGGCATCCGTGATCGCGACATCACCGATGGCATGTCGCAGACCATCCTCGTCGCCGAAACTCCGATGGGGCTCTGGCCGGATGCCTACAGCTGCTGTGCCCGCGCCCGCGACGACAAGCCAACGTTTGACGCCTGGTGGCTGGGCCCACCCTCTCCGACGATTGAGCCGTTCCTCTTCGGATTCGGAAGCTGGCACCAGGACTCCGTCAACCTGGCGATGGCGGATGGTTCGGCCCGCAACGTCAGCAAGACGATTGATGAAGACGTGTTCCGTTCGCTCTGCACCCGCAACGGTCGCGAACCGGTTCAGGCGGACTTCTGAATCTTGCGGCTCGAGGGAGCGACGATTGCAGCCGGGTGCCCCTGGCGGCCTGGTCAGCCAGTGCGAACGTCGTTCGGCGGTGATTCCCGGAAGAGCACTGAGCAATACAGGAATCGCAGGCTGCGGCTGGCCCCTACCTGAGCGACTCCAGGTACGCCAGCAGGTCTGCCACGTCCTGGGCCGTCATGTCCCGGACGAGCAGCTCCGGCATGAGCGACTTCGGCTGGGCAATCATGTCCTCAATCTCGTCACGCTGCAGCACGACGTCCTTGCCGCTCGCTTCCCGCAGTGTCACCGAAGAATCGGTCTCGTTGACGACGAGTCCGCTGTGCACCCGTCCGGCATCGGTCTGCACCGCGTACGTGACGAACTTCGGATCAATCCTCCGCGACGGATCGAGGATGCTCTCCAGAAGATCCCGTCGGCTGCGCTGAGCTCCAATGCGAGTCAGATCCGGTCCGACCATCTTCCCCGATTCGGCAACACGATGGCAGTTGCGGCACTGGACGCCGGCCGCTTCAGCGAAGAGCCTCGCTCCGCGCGTGGCGTCGCCGGTCAGCATGAGGATCGCTGCAGGGTCGGCAGACGTCCCCAGCGTCCGCACGCGCCGGTCTTCCGGCAGGAACCGTTCGAACAGGCCACGAATCTCCGGCTGCTCGACGGACGCCCCCTTCGCAATCAACTGATCGCGCCGCTCCTTCACCAGTAGCCCGTCGTCGATCGCCCGGACCAGCTGCAGCGCCTGGCCCACGGATTCGATCGTCTCCGGCAGGGTCGTCGGCACTTCCCCTGACGATGACGGGTCCCCAAGGCTTTCGATCCACGCGTGCAGCAGTTGCAATCCGTCTTCGTCGACGTTGCGACTCCCCAGATACGGCATGTGGCCGCGTCCCACGGTAGCCAACCGGTAGTACAGCACCGACCGCTCCGGATTCCCGGGCGCGACAATCCGGGCATTCGCGATGCCGAACGTCCCCTGAGTCGGCCGCTCGTCGATGGCGTTTGTTTTCTCGAGAGGGTGCGTGAACGGCAGTTCGATGTGAGCCGTCCCGCCCCCGCCGCGGCGATGACAATGAGCACAATTGACATGCAGCCACGACCGGGCCCGCGCGTCCAGCGTGGCCGAACCGTCGTACGGATCGACCAGCGTGGCCTGCCGGTGCTTTCCCGGTATCGTCCGATCGAAGACGCCCAGAGCCGCCAGGCGGTCGAGCTGACCCGTCGCCGTCCCCTCGCCTCCATGGACGCGATTGAGGTTCTCGATATTGAAGCCGACGGCGAACCCGGCCCGCGGCATATGGCATGTGAGGCATTCGGTCCGGCTGTGGATTCTCCAGGACGTCGTCTCGCCCGCAATGTCGACCGTCGTGTCGAATCCCTCCGCAGGAGCCAGTTCCGCGTCGGTCTGCTCTTCGTTCCAGACGTACGTATAGGCCCGCCACTCCAGCCCGTCGAAGTGAAGCACTTGAGTCTCGATCCGCTGTCGCGTCGTCGGGTCTCCCGTCACCTCTT
This region includes:
- a CDS encoding DUF1559 family PulG-like putative transporter, encoding MRSHICARRSSGFTLIELLVVIAIIGLLVAMLMPAVQQAREAARRSSCGNNLHQIAIAMHSYHEALRSFPSGFVLASAGFDGSLPPNMIPGDDTDDMGEMLSCTINYPSSSMEAVVVHQWACMGKAWGWHALLLDQMDQSTIPVDFRKARFALVNVEAGTIPVPSYVCPSASIDGACLPQQPTTYRGNMGYWPSNDPLAPRNNGIFYKDSGIRDRDITDGMSQTILVAETPMGLWPDAYSCCARARDDKPTFDAWWLGPPSPTIEPFLFGFGSWHQDSVNLAMADGSARNVSKTIDEDVFRSLCTRNGREPVQADF
- the flgB gene encoding flagellar basal body rod protein FlgB; this translates as MIPPSQHVDTLRQLMDVAQLRHRVISHNLANVNTPGYRRLDVEFEGELARQLARSSDGDIQSVQPQVVAEEGLQERADGNNVDVDREMGQLNKNATLFQTYSQLLATHFSSMRRAMEGP
- the flgC gene encoding flagellar basal body rod protein FlgC translates to MGFGQLLSATDIAASGLAAERLRMEVVANNIANAHSTRTVEGGPYRRQQVVFSAALENAIGGGRPGLGGVNVVGIEQDMAPLQSVYDPGHPDAGPNGMVEMPNVRLPHEMVDLLTASRSYEANLKSLQMFRQMAEQALGLLRGLS
- a CDS encoding DUF1653 domain-containing protein: MQPGRYRHYKGNDYIVIGVARHSETEEELVVYRTDYGDRSLWLRPKAMFEETVEVEGQRVPRFRYVSEA
- the fliF gene encoding flagellar basal-body MS-ring/collar protein FliF is translated as MSFLKELTNQLTGLWGGWSRSQQVIMVVSGVVCLASIIGVGVWATRPEYIALIDHLGPGEAAEVVSTLESAGIDYKLNFSGSAVSVPRQSVSTARLALKDVIDTESTQDESLDGGIWSDPGLSHVRILRQQESRLARSIAQMRTVRNATVHISQPEPTPFVRDRESTKASVVLDLKPGTHFTRADAQSIVSLVSHGVEGLDPMNVTVLDTEGRLLSSTNGFDADVTGQLEYRNRLESDLAAKAETMLSQLLGPGRAVVRVTADVDFTETEREETTYDPDGKVKLSEEVTSEQTTGMQAAAAGPAGTASNVGANALAGSRSPTTTKIESNKTEYANAEVRDKVREAPGKIRRLTVAAIVSLPSATADAGDGTAAAPAPTYDKTQIESIIKQAVGFDLQRSDEIEVLDAPLLGAPEQFAPPEGFAWTQYEKLLRTLSLGLASIVALLLGVLLIRRMKPVIVEAEGAGDGSNDVAQRINSLSMEARENPEALATALSVWLGETETSDDGQAPQTVPGRGKSSARAA
- a CDS encoding FliG C-terminal domain-containing protein, producing MAKVEDKAVMILHVLGKDVAESVMERLPPERQTDLRRRLDDLSDVRIPARRQRELLDEFERFFRFVLKQSKPRLKVHSPEETEGDEQEGSTQRSRRQAREEQAEEFVPTENPFADLEDLSVFQVASALEGEQARTIAIVLGNISPERTAEILSLLPEDRREQVIRELSAEHHMPPALLERIAAAIVGRAVKLPPEPPKRFDRIQRIVNVLRALDKDQQRQMLRAIEEDDADTASQILERLYVFEDITTLDDPVVQQILLNVESGTMATALYEADEEIRQKVFSNLSRRAREALQEELEFQGRVSSTQLEQARQIVVQAIAKASQEAG
- a CDS encoding sensor domain-containing diguanylate cyclase; translation: MQAKLAQVSRLPSLPTVAVQVVQAFSDPDVGVQEIAQILRSDPAITGKILQAANSSRFATGRQISDIHRALMILGKKVVSSLALSFSLAEASMNNGPHVEYFKSFWLQSFVQGLTCELLAESEPSISNGEAFTVGLLASVGRLAMLKGMTEEYIPCIDAAHELGLPIHEVETERLPYTSTDVSATLLSQWKLPEYCTTAVQLQHTPASAMSEVFAEQDSRMPHIVAVAVAVGEYFAGGQRGLALARLYEMMEQLLERPASGVDALLEEVRERLEENASLFEIDLAQLGTPMELLADAMQQLSFLAATSIIEEHPQQRAPSELLEENGRLRKRVAELTRQSSIDPLTSVFNRAYFSRRIGEEIAVASIQSESIGLLVADVDRFKQVNDTYGHLMGDAVLREVAQALQNSIRGNDFVARFGGEEFVILVRSTGLEGMAALGERLRESVARTKVQFDGQTVSVTISIGGALGHPADRPQRFEDNLFASADAALYAAKNAGRNRVIIGPFELSGDNNGEATSPELRRRRGDAPSSTTPAVEV
- the fliE gene encoding flagellar hook-basal body complex protein FliE translates to MSIPSVGHATAAGVPAAPSIQGPPPKSDVPFSRLVSDMIQDTNSQHLQAQQSVQDLVTGKTDNIHEVALSAANADLAFRFVMEIRDRLINSYQEVMRMQV
- the thrS gene encoding threonine--tRNA ligase, translating into MPNVQLPDGTLKEYPAGATALDVAGSIGERLAKATVAAQIDGTIVDATRPLEELSGADPIPVRLLTTRDAEALGVLRHSCAHVMARAVMRLYEGVGLAFGPTTGNGFYYDFDLEQPISEEDFPRIEAEMEAIIKEEEPFERFSLSREEAIEFVRDLNQELKSEHIETGLADHPTLSFYRQGEFVDLCRGPHIPDAGRIKAFKLISVAGSYWKGDSSNKHLQRLYGTAFFDKKHMKAYLEQVDEAKRRDHRVLGKQHGLFTIANEVGQGLCLWLPKGATVRALLEEFIKDELLRRGYEPVYSPHIGRVELYETSGHFPYYRDSQFPPLYGHPAGQLVDHWKQQLADGVLSAKEEQDFLAAAADLGASFDEYPKTGSADEKQAYLHKWERQQERYLVKPMNCPHHVQMFKAQPRSYRDLPVRLAEFGTVYRHEQSGELNGMLRVRGLTQDDAHLFCTPEQVEQEFKDTLDLVKFVLKSVGLEDYRVQLSLRERDSDKYVGSPELWDKAEGTLRSVLQDSGLEFSECEGEAAFYGPKADFMVRDAIGREWQLGTVQLDYNLPERFQLEYIGADNAAHRPVMIHRAPFGSMERFVGMLIEHFAAAFPLWLAPEQIRILGLNDDMLPYCEEIQQTFRNAGFRVSIDRQSANVKKKIRDAQLDLVPYMLVVGAKDQEKGGVSVRDRIDGDLGFMTTDAAVQKLCEERDSRTIRQVIKSSFSGFAGGSEEEGHEY